One genomic segment of Sminthopsis crassicaudata isolate SCR6 chromosome 2, ASM4859323v1, whole genome shotgun sequence includes these proteins:
- the EGR4 gene encoding early growth response protein 4 produces MLNMSEFCPEALLAKYPEGCVETSQETLRPGRDPSLAAFPGGDFLSSTLSGACDTSDYFFLEGPSPSPQPGLSYTGSFFIQAIPEHPHDQEALFNLMSGILGLAPFPGPDGAVPRAPLDALYAASPDTSLAGPLDLFPTELGPATPFPETPWDTSPSAGTSPQCLYEPQPSPPDVKPGLRAPPVSPALDAAPAFKAPYGPWDLLSAPSYLPQGGYQPSPEAGFPPLGSKIEDLLQISCPADLPGPASRIYGGAYDAFSLAGSSQLPSGDFGEGGEGLQPGLSLSPSGEGGGGGGGGGGGDLLARAQASPLSLPLPGPASDFSPPTTNDFPGAPQLPPPTAAQPQPQPPQPPQAAPAEPRRKGRRGGKCSPRCFCPRPHAKAFACPVESCVRSFARSDELNRHLRIHTGHKPFQCRICLRNFSRSDHLTTHVRTHTGEKPFACDVCGRRFARSDEKKRHGKVHLKQKARAEERLKGLGFYALGLSFAAL; encoded by the exons ATGCTGAACATGAGCGAATTCTGCCCAGAAGCGCTTTTGGCCAAGTACCCCGAGGGATGCGTTGAGACCAGCCAGGAGACTTTGCGACCGGGAAGAGACCCCTCCCTCGCTGCCTTCCCCGGAG GTGACTTCCTGAGCTCCACGCTGAGCGGCGCCTGTGACACGTCCGATTATTTCTTCCTGGAGGggccctctccctccccccaacccgGCCTCAGTTACACGGGCAGCTTCTTCATCCAGGCCATTCCCGAGCACCCGCACGACCAGGAGGCTCTGTTCAACCTCATGTCGGGGATCCTGGGGCTGGCTCCTTTCCCTGGGCCAGACGGCGCGGTCCCGCGGGCCCCGCTGGACGCCCTGTACGCCGCCAGCCCCGACACCTCGCTGGCCGGGCCCCTGGATCTCTTCCCCACGGAGCTGGGCCCCGCCACCCCGTTTCCGGAGACGCCGTGGGACACGTCGCCGTCCGCGGGCACCTCCCCGCAGTGCCTGTACGAGCCCCAGCCGTCCCCGCCCGACGTGAAGCCGGGCCTCCGAGCCCCTCCCGTCTCGCCCGCCCTGGACGCCGCCCCGGCCTTCAAAGCCCCCTACGGGCCTTGGGACCTCCTGTCGGCCCCGAGCTACCTGCCCCAGGGCGGCTACCAGCCCAGCCCCGAGGCCGGCTTCCCCCCGCTGGGCTCCAAGATCGAGGATCTGCTGCAAATCAGCTGTCCCGCCGACCTGCCCGGCCCGGCCAGCAGAATCTACGGCGGCGCCTACGACGCCTTCTCCCTGGCGGGCTCCAGTCAGCTGCCCTCGGGCGACTTCGGGGAGGGGGGCGAGGGCCTCCAGCCCGGGCTCAGCCTGAGCCCCTCCGGggagggcggcggcggcggcggcggcggcggcggcggggacCTCCTGGCCCGGGCCCAGGCCTCCCCACTCAGCCTCCCGCTCCCCGGCCCCGCCTCGGACTTCTCGCCTCCGACTACGAATGATTTCCCCGGGGCTCCGCAACTCCCGCCCCCGACGGCGGCCCAGCCGCAGCCCCAGCCGCCGCAGCCGCCGCAGGCCGCCCCGGCCGAGCCCAGGCGCAAGGGGCGGCGGGGCGGCAAGTGCAGCCCGCGCTGCTTCTGTCCTCGGCCCCACGCCAAGGCGTTCGCGTGCCCCGTGGAGAGCTGCGTGCGCAGCTTCGCCCGCTCGGACGAGCTGAACCGCCACCTGCGCATCCACACGGGCCACAAGCCTTTCCAGTGCCGGATCTGCCTGCGCAACTTCAGCCGCAGCGACCACCTCACCACGCACGTGCGCACCCACACCGGGGAGAAGCCCTTCGCCTGCGACGTGTGCGGCCGCCGCTTCGCGCGCAGCGACGAGAAAAAGCGCCACGGCAAGGTGCACCTGAAGCAGAAGGCCCGCGCGGAGGAGAGACTCAAGGGGCTGGGCTTCTACGCCCTGGGCCTTTCCTTCGCAGCCCTCTAG